ACCGTTCCATAACCGGTCGCCTCGGGGCGAATCAAACTGCCACCCCAGTTCAAACCTTTCCCGGTCAGCACGCCGGTGAATTCGTTTCTCAAACGCTTGTACTGCCCGAACATATAACCAATCTCCCGCGCCCCGACGCCGATATCACCCGCCGGCACATCGGTATTGGGACCGATATGGCGGAAAAGTTCGTTCATAAAACTCTGGCAGAAGTGCATCACCTCATTATCCGACTTCCCTTTGGGGTCAAAATCGGACCCACCCTTACCACCACCCATTGGCAATGTGGTCAGCGAGTTTTTAAAAACCTGCTCAAATGCGAGAAACTTTAAAAGCCCGAGGTACACCGTAGGATGGAACCGCAAACCACCCTTGTACGGTCCAATTGCCGAATTCATCTCCACTCGGTACCCGCGATTTACCTGGACTTCACCTTTATCATCCACCCAGGGTACGCGGAAGATAATCACCCGCTCTGGTTCGCACATTCGCTCAAGAATCTTTGCCTTTCGGTACTTGGGATTTTTCTCAAGGAAGTCCCAGAGGGAAGTAACCACCTCTTCGACCGCCTGATGAAACTCGGGTTCTCCCGGGTTTCTTGCTTTGACCCAGGCCATAAACTCTTTTACTCCATCAGACATTTTATCCTCCTGTTTGTTTAACAAAATAGATTTTTACGCTCTCCGGGGTAAACAACCGGAGTTCAATTATAACCTTCCCGTCACGCGTGTCAATAAATTCGGAGAAAAGTTCGCCAATCTATGGGGAAATTTACCCCTCTCCCGAATACAGTGTATATTTAAATCGGGATGTTCTGCCTCTGTAATTCATAAAAAGCCCCTTAATCTTGAGTAAAAAACAAACGGGGAGCCGAATTGGCTCCCCGAGAAACTATGCGATGCCTTAATCTGCAGTCTTCACCTGATAACAGAAAAGCCAGCCGTTGAAGTCATAGGGATAGTCGGGCGAATAAATAACCGAACGGGGCATCAGGTCAAAAATCGCAAACCGGAAGGTCGGCACAAGTTGCGCCTGCCAGGTTCCCTGAAATACACCATCGCCCAGATAATTGAACGGCACCCTGATATAGAAGGGCCAGATTAAAACAAAGGTGTGCAGAAATGCCAGCCCATCTGTGGCGTTGGTGTAAAGAGTAACCGTAACCTGCTCACCCGGCGTAAAGGAAAACAGACTATCAATCGGGAAAAATGTCGCCAGCGGGTCTTTGACCATTAGTTCCCGCAACGAACTCTGCACCCGGAACGAATCGATTCGTACCGTCTGGACTGAATCAGATGCTCCAATGGCAAGCGAAATTTTCTTCAAACGCCAGCCCCGGTCGGTGTCGGTCTCTTTCCCTTCCCGTTTAAATATTGCACAGAGGCGTGCCGTTTCTTTCAGTGATTTATTCCAGAGTAGCAAACTGGTGTCCGGCGGCTGGATGAGGATGTGAATTTCGCCAAAGTTGTGCCTTGACCATTGAACATAGGCTGAATCTTCTACAACTTTAACATCAATTACCGGTTGATCGTGCGTCTGGGGTCCCCGCCACCAGAAAACCGCGGTATCACCGACGGTAAAATACCCGCCACTTGAAGTTGAATCATGACTGGTGCTGGCAGAAAAGTGCACTGTATCCTGCTCCACAAGCGCTTTTATCGCTGCCTTGTCCTTCTCCACATCCTGTTTGTGACAGCCCACTGCGCCCAGGATAAAAAGCAGCCCGAGCGTTAGTAGGAACATTTTTTGCATACTTCCTCCTTTTTATTTTGCAACAACAAACTTGGCAAATTTACTGCCTTCAACATTGATAAAGTAAACTCCAGCACCCAAATCCCGAGTCTCAAGCACCATCTCGGTACCGTCTGCTGGAACGGTAACTTCTTTGATTAATCGGCCGTTCTGGTCGCACAGTCTTACCTTCTTCCCGGGCGCAAGCGCTGAACCGAACTCAAGCCGTATATACCCCCTTACCGGATTGGACCGGATTTTTATCCCTTCTCCAACCGTAATTAAAGCCGGCATTTGTTCTATGCCGGTCGGGTCTCCGATGAAGAAAGGACGAGCCGTAACCGCTGAGTACTCTTCTCCCGCCTTGAACACCGTATATTTTATGAAGCAATTATTGGAACTGATGCTTTCTGGCACTCGCCATTGAAACCTGCCGGCATTGGGCAAACTGTCCGCAATCAAACTCCACGGACCAGCAGAACCGGTTGTGGAAAGTTCCAGTTTCACCCGACTTGACTCAGCCCCGGGCGCTTCGCTCCACCAGTCAATAAACTGCACCGAACCCTGCCAGAATCTTTCACCACCCCGGGGAAACACCGGGAAAATTCGTAAACTCTCCTTAGGAGTCGCTTCCCGATAGGCATAGGCGTAGTTCCGGGAACTGGGCCAGGTACCCTGCTCTACCACCAGGGCAAAGTCGGGATAACCGTTATGGTCAAAATCGGCTCCAGCACGAAATGCCCCGTAATCAAGCACCCGGTTAATGGGCACACTCGCTATCTCGGTCCAGTTCCCCTGACCATCGCCTGCCCAGATTTTGACCGCCCGCTTCTGTAAACCTAAAAGGTCTATAAACCCATCCCGGTTCATATCAACCAGTTGCGTTGCATAAAAAGAGTCTGTGACAGGAAGGTTTCCGGAAAAGTTCTGCCAGACCCGCAGCGCACTATTCCAGCGCCATACCTCTATCCCCTTGGTTTCATTCACAAACGCAAGGTCATCTCCGCCATCGTTATCAACATCGCCCGGGGAAATTCCTGACAACCCGTAATTGGTGCGCGGCAGTCCCGAATCACCCGGATAAAAGTTCCCGGTTCCATCACCAAAATAGACCGCTGGACCAGCAACTGCACAGATGATATCAGGGTTGCCATCCCGATTTACATCCCGGAAATAAAACTCCATATCACAGTTACTGCTTTCTGGCAAACCAAAACTTTTCCGCCAGGTACCATTACCAAGATTGAGAAAAACCCGCAAACCAACACCGTACCCAAACGAACAGGAGCCAATATCCAAGAGTCCATCGTGGTTAACATCGGCAAAGTCGGTATTAAACATTCCCCATACCGTGCCACCCTGAACCAGACTGTCATCCCAGGCATACCACATCCTGCCCGTCCCATCACCTAATGCCACCTCCAGCATATCATCGCCCAGGTCTTCGCCTGAATAGTTGTGATGCATACCGTAACCTACATCCCAATTCCCATCCCAGTTAACATCACCCACCGCAATCCCGCCATAACCAAAATCACCGTACTGATAGAGCGACCAGTTCCCCTCACCATCGCCAAACCAGACCATAACACCGTGCTCCTGAGTGTTAATATAAGGACTACCGTGGTCCCCAATTGAAAGGATGTCCACATTGCCATCATTGTTGATGTCAGCAAACTCCAGTTCGGTCCGGCCTCCTTCAAGTGCCGGATTATTGTAAAAACCGTTACTGGCTGGCAGATAGTTTAACTGTGCCCAGACCAGTACCGGGAAAAAGAAGAAGGTTAAACAACGCATCAAACCTCCTATTTTGGCTTTCTCAAAGCCAGATGCAACTGACCTTCTTCATAGCGAACGATTCGGTAATGTCGGGCAACCGGCATCAGGTAATCGGCGAACAACAACAGTATGCCAATCCCCAAAAGTATCTGGCGCAACAGTCGACCGCTGTTTGCCTCAAAAAATTGGACTCTAAATGGGTTCGCCCACATAAATATCGCCACCGCCAGAATTACAAAAACCAGTATATTCGCCGCCTGCCGCAACCCAAGAAACAAACGCACCCGCTTTATCAAATTAGGGTCAATAATAACCAGTTCCGGCTCCAGCCGTTTAACCGCCTCTTTCAACTCTTGATTGTTATTAATGTTCATGGTTCTGCCTTCTGTTCCTCTTTGGGCTATTTTTGCTGTTATTGCTGATTTCCCGCTCTTGCGGCAGTTCAAGTTTTGTGACCCGGGGTGGTTTACCGTACAACTCCTGATAAACCCGGGGGTAATCTTCTTTGCCACCAGCAAGAAGCAGAGTCAAGGGCATCACATTGCGCGCCTGCTCAATCATTCTACCTACGATATCTCTGATATCCCACTGGGCTGAAGGGTCCTGACGGAGTCGTGACAGATGGTACAACTCCCGGGCGTTCAGCGTAATTAGTACCCGCCTTTGATGAGAGTTCGTCAAAACATACTGGGCAACGAGCGGATTGAAAGCGGCAATCTTGTCATAAACCTCCTCGGTCTGCGCCAGGACTTCTTTAAAACTCTTGTGCTCTTTTAACTCCGCAATTGAAACCGGAATCGTCCAGCCTAAATCCGGGTCGTAAGGCTGGACAGTAATAGTTGCAATCCGATGGCGTTTCAACTGGGCAAAACAGGCGGCAGAAATGACCAGTTCAAATGTCAGGTAGAGGTGCTCAAACTCGCGCAGCACCGCATCGTAAGCCTGCAAATCCTGGCACGCCAGTTTGAAAATCTCCTTTTTCCTTGCCAGGGTCTGCTTCTCCGAACGGGAAAAACATTCCATATAGGAAGCCTGGGAGGCACAATGCATCAGGCAGGCAAGCAGTTTGTTGTCGGCGTTCTGGGTATAGTCAACCAGCGTCACATCCGATGCCGACATCGCAATCAGATTACGCGGCCTGCGGGGAAAAGGTCGGGTCATGAATGTCCGGGCAAACTCCCGCAATCGCGGATAGGTGTTTCGTTCATAATCGGTCGGACCGGTAAATATCAAAAGTGAAGGAGCAACCAGTTCTGCCTGACGGTACAGTTCCTCAGCCAGCGCCCTTACTTCGCTCAACTCATTTGCGGCGAGCCGACGCAACATCAACTCCAGAGTTCGAGCATTCACCGTCATCCCGAGTTGGGTCTGAGTTGCCAGACTGGTTATGTACCGGGCATCCTCCTTTGCCAGATTCTCAATTCTGCCTGGGTCATCCTTCAAATCGGGCCTGGTGGCGGCGATATGTTCCTTCAACCGCTCAAACAGCCGGTGATAGGCTTCGTTCTGAAGCCGAATGATATTGAGATAATCACCTAAAAATTCGGAATTCTGGATTTCGGCGGGAACAACAAACTGATTTTCCAGTTGAACATAACGCTGCGAACGCTCGGTGAACGACGCCAGCCGGTGGTGCTCAATCGCCTCTACCGCCAAACGGGAAACTTCGGTAATGTCAAAATTAAAAACCGCATGCTCGGCGATGGAGTGATGCCCCATTTCGAACACAATCGTACGGTTAGACTGGCGCGCCTTCTTCAACTCACGACGGGCTTCGCTCCGCAACTGCTCAATTGACTTCTGACTGCGACTGATTCGGGCATAAGCCGCGGCGATAACCTCTGGTGTCGGCACCACCCGACGGTTCTTAACTAAACTGTCAATCAAATCGGCATCGATGTTGTAACCGGCAAGTTTAACCTTCATATGTTGATATTATTAAACCCGGCAATTTTGTCAATCAGATTTGTGCTCTTTACCCGCAATTTGCTGCAAGAATACCGTACGAATTGGAAATGGAATCACTATCCCTTCTTCCTGAAAACGGTGGTGTAACTGCTTGATAAATTCATGTTTCACCGGATACTGGGAAACCGTATCCTCCACCCGTAAAAATACTGTAAAATTGATACTAAACTCCCCAAATGTGTGAAAACGGACAACCGGTTCAGCATCCGAAACCCCGCCCGGCACCTCACGCATCACCTTCCGCGCCACATCCAGTGTAACCCTTTCCACCTTTTCAAGATCACTATCGTAACTGACCCCAACCGGAACCGCAACCGCCATACTTTTATCGAGCAGGTCGTAGTTGACCACTACCGCCGCTGCCAGTTTGGCATTGGGCACAATCACCACATTGTTGTTCAACTGCCGGACCGTTGTGTGGCGCCAGGTGATATCGGTAATAAACCCCTCTTCACCGCTTTCCAGTTTTATGTAATCACCGGTTCTTATCTGGCGCGTAAGGATTATGTGCAAACCCGCAAAAAAATTGGCAAGGGTATCCTGAAGCGCAAGCGCCACAGCCAGACCACCAATCCCGAGTGTGGTGATAATTGGCGTAATAGAAATCCCCAATGAGTTCAGTACCACCAGCACACCAAGAATGAAAATGACAACCTTACTTAGATTGGCGAAGATCGATGCTGAAGGAAGTATCCCCTTACCTTTTTCACCATAAAGGTTGATAAACCCCGCTACCGTTCGTGCGATAATTGCGGTGACGGAAAAAATCGTCGCAACCAGCAATATTCGGTGTAGCGTCCTCAAAAACCGGGAAAAAACCGGGAGAAAGAAAAACGCTATGTAGAGCGCAAGGATTACAAATAGAGCAACAATCCACCCCTGGAAAGCATGGATTAAAACATCGTCTCCCTGCCACTTCGTGCGTCGGGCTAATCTTTTCAACCCGTGTCTTATCACCATTTCGCACAACCAGCCAATGAGAAATCCGCAAATTACGATTCCCGTCGGGACAAGAAAATCATTGAAACTCATCAATTAAAACTATCCGCGGTATTTGCCCGGTCAAGAAAAAACCTGCTTGACTCTAAAGAAATTGTGAATAGTCTAATCTTTACCTGTGTATTTGGGAAGAAACTGCTGGTGCATTTCTATAAAGCATTTTGAACATTATGCTGGTAGAAGAGAGGAAAGATGAGTGAAGAACTGATAAAACTTTTCCGTGTTCAGCTCGGAACAAAAAAATACGATGAAATGGAGGCAACCTGGCTGGAACTGCTTCAACTCAACCTGCCGTTTAAAGAGCTTATTGCCCTTGTTGACCTTGTCCAGCGCTGGGCGCCAGAAAAAACACCACCCCTCCTCTGGGTCTTTGCCGATGCCCTAACAGAGCAGAAACGGCACGAGGATGAACTGGTCGTTTTGCGCCGTCTGGTAGAACTAACACCCGATGACAGCAAACTGGCGGCGGAAATTACCGCCTGCTTGCACAAAATCTATCCTGATGAACCGCTTTTGGAGAAAATGCTCCAGAAATCCGGCTTGGGCTATGGAAAACCGTTATCTGAAGCGCTTGACCAGTTCGACCGTTACATCAAACTGGCGCCAGGAAGATTAATCTTTGACCCGCAGCGTGGTCCGGGTAAAGTTAAAAAACTCGACCTGCTGTTCGACCGGGTCACAGTCTTATTCCAATCCGGCGAAGATGTCGTTTTTGACATCCCAACTGCCAGCCGTGCTTTCAGTTTTCCTGCACCCGATGGCTTTTTTGCCCGGCAAGAAAAACAACCGCAACAATTGCAAGAACTGGCAATCAACGACCCGGCATCGGTTATCGTTCTTTTACTGCGGGATACCCGCCAGTGGATGAGTTCGGCGGACATTCAAAAACACCTAATGCCCATTATTGGAACGCAAAATTACGCCAATCTCTGGGAAAAGGCACGGCGTGCTCTATCCCAGCATCCCAACATCGAAGTCCAAACCCGAGCCAACCGTATCTACCGCTGGACCGATGAACCGGTAAAAGAGAAAAAAACGGACGATGTTCTGTCCTCTTCCGAGAAAAAAATATCCTCTACCCCGCGTTTTGACTACTCCGGTCTGTCCACAATGAGTCACGACGCGATTATCGATGCCTATCAGAACCTGCGCACCGCTACTGAAAGGAAAAGAGTACTCAAGGAGATAACGCTCCAGCGGACCGACGATTGGGAAACGGTCTATGCCCGCATTTTTTCCATCACCCCGGACAACACAACCCGCACCATCATCCTGGAAAAACTAAAGGATGAAAGACCAGCCACCTACCAGATGTTAGTGGAGTCCACCCTGACATCGTACCGTATCAATATCGAACCGTTTCTCTTCCTTGCCGAAACAGACATCGGTCCCTATCGCCCGATTCTTACCCGACTTCTTGATTTGCTCGAGACGGAAAAAAATCGCTCCCTAATCAACCGGGTAAAGAGAATTTTAGTGCACAACCACTACCAGATTATCCTTAAAACATTAGCGGAAATCAGCGAAAAAGAGGCGGAAAAACTGTTTGAACGCATCCGCCGCGTTCGCATCTTAGAACCGTACCAGCAGGATGAAATCAGCACCATCTTTCTCAAGCAATTTCCAACGCTCAAAGCCGAACCCGAAGACAACTTCATCTGGAGTACGGTTGCCGGCATCGAAAAAGCGAAGGCAGAACTTAAAAAGTTGACCGAAGAAGAACTACCGCGCACCGCAGAAGAAATCGCCCGCGCCCGCAGTTTCGGCGACCTTTCGGAAAACTATGAATACAAAGCGGCAAAAGAGAAACAGGCGCGCCTGATGGAAAAGATTAACCGCTTACGCGCCGACCTTTCCCGGGCAAAACCCATCGAGCCCGAAAAGATTCAATCTGACATCGTGAAGATTGGTTCTCGGGTAAAACTGCAGGACGAAGAAGGTAAAAATCACGAGTTTTCCATACTCGGACCCTGGGATGCAGACCCGGAAAACGGCATCATCTCCTTTCAGTCGCCGCTTGCTCAGGAACTCATCGGCAAAAAGCCCGGAGATAAAGTCAAGATGGGTGATAAAACCCTGACGGTCACCGAAATCACATCCGCTTTGTAGATGGCAGAGATTGTCAAACTACCTACCAGTGATTTGTATCAAACGCGTTATCTTGAGCTTATTGACCGAGCGGTTCAAACTCTTTTAAATGGCGGTGTCATCATCTTTCCGACCGAGACCGTATACGGCATTGGTGCCGACATCCGTTCTCCTGAAGCGGTACGCCGGCTCTCGGCAATAAAAGAAAGGTCTGCACGACAACCATTACTCATTCACTGCGGTACATTTCAGCAAGCGGCACCGTATGTCCGGGGAATTCCCAATGTTGCCTATCTTCTGGCAAAAAGATTTCTGCCCGGACCTATTGCTCTTATTCTCTCTCCTTCCTCAAATGCGCCAGAGTTTGTAACTGGCGACAGCGGTACTGTGGGAATCAGAGTCGTAAACAACCCTGTATTCTTTGAAATCGTGTCCCGGCTTGGTGCACCGCTTGCCGGTACGAGCGCCAATATCCACGGTCAGCCGGCAACCAATGATTTCAACGCAATTAGCCCGGAAATCGTCGCGCGCGTTGACCTGGCAATTGATGCTGGGAAAACCGGCTCGGGCAGCGCATCAACCATTATCGACCTGACAACGCATCCACCCCGGCTTCTTCGGGAAGGAGATATCAAAAGACAGGAACTGGAACAGACCCTCGGGTTAAAACTTGCGCCTTAATAACGGTACTCTAACTTTAACAGAAACTCGGGTTCAACCCCATCTTTGCCCGGAACACCCGCTTGGTTTTTGTAAAATGCTGCCTGAATCCGCGCCAGAATATAAAACCCGCGCGGCAAACTGAACTCAAGTTCTGGTCCTGCCCGCAACACCTTTTCAACCTCAACATCCACATCGGTTTTTGTTGAATCCCAGCCCCGGGCAGGAAACTGATAATAATAGCGTAGAAAAACGGTATCGCTCATCTGATAACTCTGGCGCAAAAACCCGCCCCGATTGTAATAACCGCGCCGGGTCCAGTCTCCAGCAACCGATGTTTTGAGCCAGGTTAGTGGCGTATAAGAAACCCTTACCCACAACCGGTCCGCATCCGGTCCCAGTTCATGTCCCAAAGGAACCGAATAGTTTTCATACATTATTGAATATATCCGGTGGTAATAGGTAAATGCGGTAATCAGCGCATACTCAGCCCGAATCTCAAACGCTGAAGGTGTCAACAAAAATCCGGCTTGTAAACCCACGCAGTTGGGCGCATCCTTCCTGTTGTTAAACTCATAATTGTCCAGAAACAACTGCCCGTAAATCTTACTCTTTGGCAGATAGAGCGCCGCGTCCCAGCCCAGCAACAGGTTGTCTCCGTGTCCAGAATTGGCAACCGAAAAGTAGAGCGGTAAAAGCGGGTTAAGCATCCCGGTAAAATCCCAGGTGTTCTCATAAGTGTAAACATTAAACATCGCCCCGCCTAACACCAGCCGGTTAAAAAGCGACACTTCAAGCCGCTGCCCGGATAAAAACCGGTGCGTCCTGTTCCAGCGGGAAAGCAGCGCGGTAAAGGCGATAAACTTCAAACTTCTCCCTTTCAAAAGGAGTTGAAAATGGTCCAGCGCCGGCGCCCGGTCTGATAGCATTACGCTTGACAGATACCCGGGACCCCAGAAAAACTCATCCCTGCCCAGTTCCAGCCTTAACCCGGGAAACTTAACACCCAAATACGCCCGCTCCATCTCCCATAAAACCCGGTCCTGCCAGGAAACAACCCTGGCATTAGGATTGTGCCAGCCAGCAGAGTCAAGAATCCTTGGCTCTTTCGGATTAAGCAACACCGGTGCCATCTCATCGTAAAAGAAGAACCGGTCTGCCGGCTTGTTTTCGGCATTTACACCCAACGACACCCTTTGCTTTCCTGGTTCTGCTCGCATCCGGACGAACAAATTGAGTAAAATCAATCGGTTGCCGGACTCGTCCATTTCGGACCAGTCAATTTTAACCACCGGTTTTTTCTGTATCAGTTCCCAGCGCAACCGTTCCCGTGCCGCACGCTGCGCCGCATTTAACCGACAACCGCGGGCAACCGACTCCGCCTCAAAAAAAAGTTTCTCACACTCTTCCCGGGTCCAGGGTCGGCTTGTTGAAGGCAGTGATTTAATCAGCCCTGCGGTTTTCAGTAAATCCAAGCCCTCATAAATTCGGGCATCGGTCGGTACATAAACTCCGCTACCCGCACCGCAAAAAAGCAAAAGCCCGATTAAAAGTGCCATTTAACCTCCCGTGCACAATCGCTCTTGTCTACCGCCCTGCGAATCGGGTGTTTGTTAACTATTTTATCACCCCTAACCAGTCGCGCAAAAGGAATTGGAATCTGCCAATGAGCAGAGACATTCGCGCCATCACCGTATAGCCAAACGATGCGCCGAACCCAATCATCAGAAAAACAATCCCGGTATCTGCCGCCACTTTCAGTGCGCCCTTGTGCTCCCGGGAGAAAAAGAAGTAAAGCACCGAGCAGATAACACCGATGAACGAAATCAGCGCCCAGAGAAAGACATCCCAGCGGCTAAAAATACCCGGTGTCAAAAGTGTGCCCTGAATCTGTTTGATGATGTTCGTCTGGAAAAACGCCGGAATCGCCACGCCTGATGCCCAGCCCAGCACAAAGCCCATCGGTATCCGCACCAGCCAGGAAACCTGGGGAATAAATCGGGTAAAGTAGAAGAGTCCGAGCACAAACGGAATTATGTAAAGCGGCTTCCCCTGCCGGAAAAGCGGCGTAATCAGGTCCGGATACACCGAATTGTACCAGGTAAGAGCAATTGTATAGCCAACCGAAATGCCAACGAACAGATGCTCGCAAAACTTGTAAAATGGGTTGTCTTTCCAGAGAAAGGAGAAAATTCCAAAGGTCAGGATAACCGCCACCCAGGTCCAGATATCAGTGGAGATGTGCATCTTACCTCCTTTTCATTCTCGTGGCAAAAAACGCCACATTACCAAGCACAACCAAAATTAAAATCACCAGATGGGCAAGCGATTGGGAGTCCATTGCAGCAACCCCCGGCATATAAGCCTTACTGTACCCCTTCTTGGCAACCAAGACCTCATATTCAGCAGCGCCCTTCATCCCGGCTAAAAGCCCGGTCAACTGACCGGTTTGCAGATAAGGATAGGCATCCGCGGCAGAAACCGCGGTAACACCGGCACCAACCCGCAACCCATAGCGCGACTGGCCATAAAGCAACCAGTCACCAAATCCGGGCGTGCCCGCAGATATCGCAACCATAAACGGTATATCCCGCAACCGCACCACATCCTGCATCATTGGCAATGAGTCAAGCGGGTGTCCATAGTAGTCAACCGGAAACACATTTTTGATGTTCTCACCCATCCCTAAAATCACCGCATCAACCCCTGCCTTCCAGCCCAGATACACCACATCCTTACCATACTCCTTACCATACTCCGGTGGAATTTCGGTTACCGCCTTGTCTGCCAAACCGGCACCGGTAATCCACAACCCGCACAAAAGCACCTTCACATCCCGCGCAAACGCATGGCGCATCAACGCCACCAGCATCGGATAAAGTTCGGGCATTGACGCCGGGTCAAAGTCCACCGAAATCAAAAGCGTCTTTCCCGGCGGAATCGCATCAACCGCATCAAAAACCGCCTTTGCCCTTGGTCCAGAACTGACACCCAGCCCAAGCGGTTTGAGAAGCGGGAAAAGCACCAGAACCGCCATTACAACAAAGATAATCTTCCGGTCAATCTTCAAAAGCCGTTCCCAGATACTCATCACTTACCTCCTCCCAGCCAGCCCCGTTCAATACCTAATATCACCTTAAGTGAAGTCGCAATCGCGCCCAGCGCCACTCCAAACACAATCGCCCGTTTTGCCGCCATATTCGGCACCGAAAGA
The nucleotide sequence above comes from candidate division WOR-3 bacterium. Encoded proteins:
- a CDS encoding T9SS type A sorting domain-containing protein; the encoded protein is MRCLTFFFFPVLVWAQLNYLPASNGFYNNPALEGGRTELEFADINNDGNVDILSIGDHGSPYINTQEHGVMVWFGDGEGNWSLYQYGDFGYGGIAVGDVNWDGNWDVGYGMHHNYSGEDLGDDMLEVALGDGTGRMWYAWDDSLVQGGTVWGMFNTDFADVNHDGLLDIGSCSFGYGVGLRVFLNLGNGTWRKSFGLPESSNCDMEFYFRDVNRDGNPDIICAVAGPAVYFGDGTGNFYPGDSGLPRTNYGLSGISPGDVDNDGGDDLAFVNETKGIEVWRWNSALRVWQNFSGNLPVTDSFYATQLVDMNRDGFIDLLGLQKRAVKIWAGDGQGNWTEIASVPINRVLDYGAFRAGADFDHNGYPDFALVVEQGTWPSSRNYAYAYREATPKESLRIFPVFPRGGERFWQGSVQFIDWWSEAPGAESSRVKLELSTTGSAGPWSLIADSLPNAGRFQWRVPESISSNNCFIKYTVFKAGEEYSAVTARPFFIGDPTGIEQMPALITVGEGIKIRSNPVRGYIRLEFGSALAPGKKVRLCDQNGRLIKEVTVPADGTEMVLETRDLGAGVYFINVEGSKFAKFVVAK
- a CDS encoding FAD-dependent thymidylate synthase, with product MKVKLAGYNIDADLIDSLVKNRRVVPTPEVIAAAYARISRSQKSIEQLRSEARRELKKARQSNRTIVFEMGHHSIAEHAVFNFDITEVSRLAVEAIEHHRLASFTERSQRYVQLENQFVVPAEIQNSEFLGDYLNIIRLQNEAYHRLFERLKEHIAATRPDLKDDPGRIENLAKEDARYITSLATQTQLGMTVNARTLELMLRRLAANELSEVRALAEELYRQAELVAPSLLIFTGPTDYERNTYPRLREFARTFMTRPFPRRPRNLIAMSASDVTLVDYTQNADNKLLACLMHCASQASYMECFSRSEKQTLARKKEIFKLACQDLQAYDAVLREFEHLYLTFELVISAACFAQLKRHRIATITVQPYDPDLGWTIPVSIAELKEHKSFKEVLAQTEEVYDKIAAFNPLVAQYVLTNSHQRRVLITLNARELYHLSRLRQDPSAQWDIRDIVGRMIEQARNVMPLTLLLAGGKEDYPRVYQELYGKPPRVTKLELPQEREISNNSKNSPKRNRRQNHEH
- a CDS encoding mechanosensitive ion channel family protein, with the protein product MSFNDFLVPTGIVICGFLIGWLCEMVIRHGLKRLARRTKWQGDDVLIHAFQGWIVALFVILALYIAFFFLPVFSRFLRTLHRILLVATIFSVTAIIARTVAGFINLYGEKGKGILPSASIFANLSKVVIFILGVLVVLNSLGISITPIITTLGIGGLAVALALQDTLANFFAGLHIILTRQIRTGDYIKLESGEEGFITDITWRHTTVRQLNNNVVIVPNAKLAAAVVVNYDLLDKSMAVAVPVGVSYDSDLEKVERVTLDVARKVMREVPGGVSDAEPVVRFHTFGEFSINFTVFLRVEDTVSQYPVKHEFIKQLHHRFQEEGIVIPFPIRTVFLQQIAGKEHKSD
- the greA gene encoding transcription elongation factor GreA; translated protein: MSEELIKLFRVQLGTKKYDEMEATWLELLQLNLPFKELIALVDLVQRWAPEKTPPLLWVFADALTEQKRHEDELVVLRRLVELTPDDSKLAAEITACLHKIYPDEPLLEKMLQKSGLGYGKPLSEALDQFDRYIKLAPGRLIFDPQRGPGKVKKLDLLFDRVTVLFQSGEDVVFDIPTASRAFSFPAPDGFFARQEKQPQQLQELAINDPASVIVLLLRDTRQWMSSADIQKHLMPIIGTQNYANLWEKARRALSQHPNIEVQTRANRIYRWTDEPVKEKKTDDVLSSSEKKISSTPRFDYSGLSTMSHDAIIDAYQNLRTATERKRVLKEITLQRTDDWETVYARIFSITPDNTTRTIILEKLKDERPATYQMLVESTLTSYRINIEPFLFLAETDIGPYRPILTRLLDLLETEKNRSLINRVKRILVHNHYQIILKTLAEISEKEAEKLFERIRRVRILEPYQQDEISTIFLKQFPTLKAEPEDNFIWSTVAGIEKAKAELKKLTEEELPRTAEEIARARSFGDLSENYEYKAAKEKQARLMEKINRLRADLSRAKPIEPEKIQSDIVKIGSRVKLQDEEGKNHEFSILGPWDADPENGIISFQSPLAQELIGKKPGDKVKMGDKTLTVTEITSAL
- a CDS encoding threonylcarbamoyl-AMP synthase encodes the protein MAEIVKLPTSDLYQTRYLELIDRAVQTLLNGGVIIFPTETVYGIGADIRSPEAVRRLSAIKERSARQPLLIHCGTFQQAAPYVRGIPNVAYLLAKRFLPGPIALILSPSSNAPEFVTGDSGTVGIRVVNNPVFFEIVSRLGAPLAGTSANIHGQPATNDFNAISPEIVARVDLAIDAGKTGSGSASTIIDLTTHPPRLLREGDIKRQELEQTLGLKLAP